One part of the Rutidosis leptorrhynchoides isolate AG116_Rl617_1_P2 chromosome 1, CSIRO_AGI_Rlap_v1, whole genome shotgun sequence genome encodes these proteins:
- the LOC139875678 gene encoding premnaspirodiene oxygenase-like has translation MEFHISFSLLVIVLIFFLVKLINKIKQPNSNPKFPPPGPWKIPFVGNIFSMVSRQPPHHVLRNLALKHGPLMHLQLGEVSALVVSSPQVAKEIMIKNDLAFANRPEIQAGKIIMYNNSDIAFSPYGNYWRQLRKICTVELLSAKKVQSFSYIREEEVKFMIESIVSSSGSPINLTEKISTLTNTITSRAAFGKIPKDQDLLVQMLQDFVDVAGGFGVADLFPSYKFLHIITRITSKMARIHQNLDKILNNVIVEHEKDKENIKGVKDGTDKEDLLDILFRLKDSGNLEFPITTDNIKAVISDIFSAGTDTTTSTVEWAMCEILRNPEVFVKAQAEVRELFKGKPLVQETEFQGLKYLKMVIKETMRLRPTVPLLLPRQCRESCEINGYVIPVNTKVIVNAWALGRDPEYWQEADRFLPERFENSSIDFSGKNLEYIPFGAGRRMCPGILFGVANVELILSHLLYHFDWKLPGGMNPKDLDMSETFGAACRRKHNLCLIATPYTPV, from the exons ATGGAATTCCACATCTCGTTTTCTCTCTTAGTTATTGTGTTAATATTCTTTTTGGTCAAGCTAATAAATAAAATTAAACAACCAAATTCAAATCCAAAGTTCCCACCACCCGGTCCGTGGAAAATACCTTTTGTTGGAAACATATTTTCCATGGTGAGTCGACAACCACCACATCATGTCCTTAGAAACCTGGCTCTAAAACATGGTCCGTTAATGCATCTTCAACTTGGTGAAGTTTCTGCCTTGGTGGTTTCATCACCTCAAGTGGCCAAAGAAATCATGATAAAAAACGATCTTGCATTTGCAAACAGGCCTGAAATTCAAGCTGGTAAAATCATTATGTATAACAACAGTGACATCGCCTTTTCTCCATATGGTAATTACTGGAGACAGCTTCGAAAAATCTGCACCGTAGAACTTCTTAGTGCTAAGAAAGTTCAGTCATTTTCTTATATTCGAGAAGAAGAAGTCAAGTTTATGATAGAATCGATTGTGTCGTCCTCAGGATCACCTATCAATCTTACAGAAAAGATTTCTACGTTGACGAATACAATAACTTCTAGAGCTGCTTTCGGAAAGATACCCAAAGATCAAGACTTATTGGTTCAGATGCTACAGGATTTTGTCGACGTAGCTGGAGGATTTGGTGTAGCTGATTTGTTTCCTTCTTATAAGTTTCTTCATATTATTACAAGGATTACCTCCAAGATGGCAAGAATCCATCAAAATCTTGACAAAATCCTTAATAATGTCATCGTTGAACATGAAAAGGACAAGGAAAATATAAAAGGGGTTAAGGATGGCACAGATAAAGAAGATTTGCTTGATATTCTTTTTAGACTTAAAGATAGCGGCAATCTAGAGTTTCCTATCACAACAGACAACATTAAAGCGGTGATATCG GATATATTTTCAGCCGGAACTGATACTACTACATCAACAGTTGAATGGGCCATGTGTGAAATCCTAAGGAACCCTGAAGTGTTTGTAAAAGCACAAGCGGAAGTGCGAGAACTTTTCAAGGGAAAGCCATTGGTACAAGAAACCGAATTTCAAGGACTAAAGTATCTAAAGATGGTAATTAAGGAAACTATGAGGTTGCGTCCCACTGTACCCTTATTACTTCCTAGACAATGCAGGGAAAGTTGCGAGATTAACGGATATGTCATACCCGTAAATACGAAAGTCATTGTTAATGCATGGGCTCTTGGAAGGGATCCTGAATACTGGCAAGAAGCTGATCGTTTTCTACCTGAAAGGTTTGAGAATAGTAGTATTGATTTCTCAGGAAAGAACTTGGAGTATATTCCATTTGGGGCCGGTCGGAGGATGTGTCCTGGAATTTTGTTTGGTGTGGCGAACGTTGAGCTTATTCTGTCTCACTTACTCTATCATTTCGACTGGAAACTCCCTGGTGGAATGAATCCTAAAGACTTGGACATGAGTGAGACTTTTGGAGCTGCCTGCAGGAGAAAACATAACCTGTGTCTAATTGCCACTCCTTATACTCCAGTTTGA